In Streptomyces camelliae, the sequence GATGGGGAACGCGATGAAGTCCGAGTACCGCTTGACGATCTCCCGGATCTTCCACTCGTCGGCGTAGTCGTGGAGGGCGTCCTCCTCGTCCGCGGGACGCAGGTGGACGGTGACCGCCGTGCCCTCCGGCACGTCCTCGACGGTCTCGATGGTGTAGGTGCCGCCGCCGTCCGACTCCCAGCGCACGCCGGTGTCCTCGCCGGCCTTGCGGGTGACCAGGGTGACCTTGTCGGCGACCATGAACACGGAGTAGAAGCCGACGCCGAACTGGCCGATCAGCTCGGCCGATTCGGCGTTCTCCTTCATCCGGCGCAGGGTCTCGGCCGTGCCGGAGCGGGCGATGGTGCCGATGAGTCCGACGACGTCGTCGCGTGTCATGCCGATGCCGTTGTCGCGCACGGTCAGGGTGCGGGCGTCCTTGTCGGCTTCCAGCGCGATGTGCGGGTCGTCGGCCTTCAGGCGGTCGTCCGTGAGGCCGGCGAGGCGCCGCTTGTCCAGGGCGTCGGAGGCGTTGGAGATGAGTTCCCGCAGGAAGATGTCCTTGTTCGAGTAGATCGAATGGACCATCAGCTGCAGGAGTTGCCGCGCTTCGGCCTGGAACTCCAGCGTCTCGGTGCTCATTGTGTCCTTTCCCCTCAGTCCTCGATCCAGCCGTGCCGCTTGGCGAACAGGGCCAGCTGCCTGCGTACGGCGACGATCTGCTGCCCCGTCAGGTCGGGTACGGAGGTCAGCAGCAGCTCCGTCACCTCGCGCGTGTACTCGGCCGAGCCGAGCACGTCACACATCGGCTCCTGGCCCTCCGCGGTGGCCGCGGGGACGGCCCGCTCGGCCGCCTGTGCCGCCGGGCTTCCCGGCTCCTGCGCGAGACGGACGGACGCGGCCTTGAGCCCGCGGCCGCCGTTCTCGATCTCGAACTCCACCGCCAGGCCCGCGCGCACGGACGACTCGGGAATCAGCAGGTCGTTCACATGCAGGAAGACGTCTTCGCCCCCCTCGTCCGGAGCGATGAAGCCGTACCCGCGCATCCCATCGAACCGGACCACCCGACCGACAGCCATCCGCAACCCCCACGTTCCAAGCCGCACTCATCCTCTGTACCGCCGCTCAGCGTACGCGACGCGCGAGGCCCGCCGGCATTCCCGGGCGACGCTCCGCGCACCGTGCCCCAGCACGGTGTTTCCGCGAGGCGGAAGGAGCGTTGCGACCCTGCGACGCGCTCCTCGACGATGCGACCACCACGACAGACGGGAGCCGGACCGATGCCCCATGTAACCGCCTTCGCACGGAATCAGTGGTACGTCGCCGCCTACAGCCAGGAGGTCGGGCGCGAGCTGCTCGGCCGGACGATTCTCGGCGAACCACTCGTCCTCTACCGCGCCGAGGAGGACGGCACCCCGGTCGCCCTGCACGACCGGTGCGTCCACCGCCGCTATCCGCTCTCCGAGAGCGGTCTGGACGGCGACCGGATCGTCTGCGGCTACCACGGTTTCACCTACGACCGCACCGGCACCTGTGTGTATGTGCCGGGCCAGAAACGCATCCCGCGCACCGCGCGCGTCGCCGCCTACCCGGTGGTGGAGCAGGACTCCCTGGTGTGGGTGTGGATCGGCGACCCGGCCCTCGCCGACCCGGACACCGTCCCGCGGGCCCGGCATCTCGACTCCCCCGGCTGGGTGACGGTCCGCGGCATGGAGCCGATCGACGCCGACTACGGCCTGCTCGTCGACAACCTCCTCGACCTCTCCCACGAGACCTATCTGCACGGCGGGTACATCGGCACCCCGGAGGTCGCCGAGACACCCATCACCACCGAGGTGGACGAGGGCGCGGGCATCGTCCGGGTCAGCCGGCACATGGCCGACGCCGAGTGCCCGCCGTTCTACGCCCGCTCCACCGGCATCACCGGCCGGATCACCCGCTGGCAGGACATCGAGTACCACGCGCCCTGCCTGTATCTGCTGCACAGCCGCATCGCGCCGACGGGGGTCGTGCCCGAGCCGGACGGCAGCGACCCGCACGGCATCCACACCGAGATCACCTACGCCATCACCCCGTCCGCGGACGGCAAGGTGTACGACTTCTGGATGGTCTCCCGGGACTGGGCGACGGACGACGCCGAGGTCACCGAGTTCCTGCGGGGCAACAACCACACGGTGGTCATGCAGGACGTGGACGCCCTCAACCTCCTGCAGCGGACGCTGGGTTCGGAGCGCACCGGCTACCAGGAGCTGAGCATCAACATCGACACCGGCGGCCTGGCCGCGCGCCGCATCCTGGCCCGGCTGGCCGAGGAGGGCGACAAGCCCGTGGAGGAGGTCCGGTGAGCACGCCCACCGGTGAGGTCTACCGGGTGGACTGGCTGCCGGGCACGGACGTGCTGCACGGCACCTGCCACTGCGGGGCGGAGCACACCGCGCAGGATCCGGTGGAGATGTGGGAGTGGATGCTGGCACACCCCGAGGGGCACGAGGCCCGGGAGGACGTACGGTGACGGAGATCGAACTCGTCGTGGCGCGGCGGGAGTCGGCGGCGGACGGGGTGCTGTCGCTGACCCTGCGCGATCCGCTCGGGCAGGAGCTGCCCGCCTGGGAACCCGGCGCCCATGTGGACCTGCTGCTCGGCCCGGAGCTGGAACGGCAGTACTCGCTGTGCTCCGACCCGGCGGACCGCTCCGCCTGGCGGATCGCGGTGCTGCGGGAGGAGCACGGCCGGGGTGGATCGACCTATGTGCACGAGGAGTTGGGCGAGGGCGACAAGGTGCGGGTGCGCGGGCCGCGCAACCACTTCCCGCTGGAGTCCGCGCCCGGCTACCGGTTCATCGCGGGCGGCATCGGCATCACCCCGCTGCTGCCGATGCTCGCGGCGGCCGAGGCGGCGGGCGCCGCCTGGTCGCTGCTGTACGGCGGCCGGTCCCGCGCCTCCATGGCCTTCACCGGGGAACTGGCCCGCTACGGCGACCGGGTGACCCTCGCCCCGCAGGACGAGACGGGCCTGCTCGATCTGGGCCCGGTACTGGACGGCGCCCCCGACGGCACCCTGGTGTACTGCTGCGGCCCGGGGCCGCTGCTGGACGCCGTCGAGGAACGCTGCCCGGCCGGCCGGCTGCGGGTCGAACGCTTTCAGCCCAAGTCTCAACCGACCGGCTCCGACACCGCGTTCGAGGTGGAGCTCGCGCGCAGCGGCCGTGTCCTCACGGTCGCGCCGCGGGTGTCGGTGCTGGACACGGTGCGCGCCGCCGGCGTCGAGGTGCTGTACTCGTGCACCGAGGGGACGTGCGGCACCTGTGAGACGGATGTGCTGGAAGGCGTCCCGGATCACCGGGACTCGGTCCTCACCGAGGAGGAGCGGGCCGCGGGCGACACGATGATGATCTGTGTCTCCCGGTGCCGGGGCGCCCGTCTGGTGCTGGATCTGTGAGACGCCGGCACACCGGACGTCGGTACGGTCCCACCCCTTCGGGGCGCCGGTCTCCCGGCCCGGCGCCGCCGGCGACCTGAACGCCGGCGGTGCCGGGTCAGTCCTGAGTGGCCGGGACGACGGAGAGATGGGGGGCCGTGCCGCGTGCGCGGCGCGGGCGGCGTACGGGGACGGCGGGGCGGCGGGGGTCGCGCAGGACCATCGTCAGGCGCCGGTAGCCGATGTCCCGCAGGGTCTGCGGGGTCTCGTCGACGACCCGGCACTCGGTGGGGCCCCGGCGCGGGTCGGGGTGGAGGAGCAGGCGGACGGCGCCGTCGAGCCGGGTCGCGGACTCGCCGACGGAGCGCATCCAGTGCGGCAGACCCTGCCGGTAGGCGGCCTCCATGATCGGGTCCTGGGCGATGTCCCGGCGGACCGCCTGGAGTTCATGGTCGTGGCCGTACGTCTCCAGCGCGGCCCTGAGGTGGGCCAGCATCGGCAGGCACCAGCCCTGCTCGTGCTCGCCGAGGACCTCGGCCGCGTCCGGGTGGAAGAGCACGAACCGCAGGAAGCTGTCCCCGGGCATGGCGGTGGGGTGGGGGCCCACCCCGCGGAAGAGCGCCGTGTAGGCCCCGTTGGCCATGACCACGTTCCAGCAGTGGTCCACGACCAGGGAGGGCAGGGCGAGGGACTCCAGCAGTGCGGCGTAGTCCTGAAGGTACGCCTGGGTGTCGCACGTCTCGGGGACGGGCCGCGGCGCCGGCCGCTGCCCTCCTGCCTGATGTGCCATCGGGAGGTCACCCCTCTTGCCTCTGCGGCCTTGACGCGGCCCCTGCGATCCTGCGGCTCCGACCAGCGCGATGTCAACTATCGTGGCATTTCCTGCCTGTTGACGGCTGAAATTCGCCACAGTTGTGGCGACACCTGGATGTGAGTTCGAGGCACCGGCTAATCTCCGGGAAGTTCACGGCGACCGCTCGCGAGACGCATGCCCGAGGCGGGCGCGAAGGACGCAACTGCAAACCCGCGAAGAGACGTAGGAGTTCTGTCGGTGACGGATGGCTACGAGGATCCGGGCGCCACGGCGACCGCCCAGCTGCCGGCCGTCGTCGCCCGCGTCACCGCGCTCGCCGACCGGCTCGGCGTGCCGCACACGGAGGTCTTCGCCGTCGGCCGGCTCTCCGTGGCCTGCGGTGTGCCGGAGCCGGTGGTCCGGGCCCTGCTCAGCGGCCGGCCTGCGGGCGAGCCGGACGTCCAGGCACGCTTCCTGCAGCGACTGAGCCTGCTGCGCCGCACCCGGCTCAAGCCCAACGGCCGCAAGTACACCCAGCAGGAGATCGCCGACGGCGCGGGCATGTCCCGCCAGCAGGCCGGCGCCCTCATCAACGGCGACCGGCGGCCCACCATGGAGCACTGCGACGCGCTGCAGCGTTTCTTCCGGGTGCACGCCGGATTTCTGACCGCGGAGGACCCCGAGGCACTGGCGGGCGCGCTGCAGCGCACCGAGCAGGAGATGCTGCAGAAGCTCGCCGACCGGGAGCGGGCCGCGGCCGACGCCGCCGAGGATCCGCTGGAGAGGCTGCTGCAGGACCACGGGGTGCGCGGGATCGCCTGGCGGGCGGCGCAGTTGCCGACCGACCAGCACCGGGACAAGGTCGCGGAGTGGCTGGACATGCTCTTGGAGAGCGTCAAGCGGCCCGAGTCGTGAGCCGGGGGAGGACAGTGGGCATCGGCAGGGACATGCGCCGGCTGTGCGGCGAGCTGGTGGGCGGGCTGACCCTGCCCGTGCCGGCGCCCGAGCAGGAGCTGTACCGCGCGCTGTGCGAGGCGATGAGCCGCCGCCGGGGCCGCCCGGTGCACTTCCGTACGGCCGTCTTCCCGCCCGGCACGGCGAGCGGGCTGTGGCTGGACCTGACCGACCGTGACATCGTCGTCGTGGAGGAACGGACCGCCCCCGGCCACCAGTTGGTGATCCTCGGCCACGAGCTGTGGCACATGCAGGCCGACCACCGCGGGCACCGGACCGACGGGGTCGGGGTCGCCACACGGCTGCTGGACGACGACGACACCGACCAGGCGGCGCTTGAGGCCGCGGTGCGGCGGGTCGCGGCCCGGACCCGCTTCGACCTCGCCGAGGAGCGCCAGGCCGAGACCTTCGGCCTGCTGCTGGCCAGCAAGTGCCGTACGTGGCTGGCCGGTTCGGCCCTGCGCGGGGCGGGCCGGCGCGACGATGTGGCCGGCCGGATCGAGGCGTCGCTGGGCTATCCGGGGCCGCAGGGCTGAGCCTTTCGCGGCGCGGCGCGCGTGGTGCTGCGTCCAGGGGATTTCCGGGGTCCGGCCTGCGCTGAGCGGGCGAGACCGGAGCCGAGCCGGACGGCGTTGTCAGTGGTGGGCGGCAAGCTGGAGAGGTGCCCCGCCGCGGGGCACGACCGTGACGCCTACTCGGGGAGAGCCGACCGATGCCCACCGCCGTACTGACCGACCGCGAGCGCACAGCCGTACAGGCCTACCTGCGGCTGCTGCACACCGTGCG encodes:
- a CDS encoding aromatic ring-hydroxylating dioxygenase subunit alpha, whose amino-acid sequence is MPHVTAFARNQWYVAAYSQEVGRELLGRTILGEPLVLYRAEEDGTPVALHDRCVHRRYPLSESGLDGDRIVCGYHGFTYDRTGTCVYVPGQKRIPRTARVAAYPVVEQDSLVWVWIGDPALADPDTVPRARHLDSPGWVTVRGMEPIDADYGLLVDNLLDLSHETYLHGGYIGTPEVAETPITTEVDEGAGIVRVSRHMADAECPPFYARSTGITGRITRWQDIEYHAPCLYLLHSRIAPTGVVPEPDGSDPHGIHTEITYAITPSADGKVYDFWMVSRDWATDDAEVTEFLRGNNHTVVMQDVDALNLLQRTLGSERTGYQELSINIDTGGLAARRILARLAEEGDKPVEEVR
- a CDS encoding helix-turn-helix domain-containing protein, yielding MTDGYEDPGATATAQLPAVVARVTALADRLGVPHTEVFAVGRLSVACGVPEPVVRALLSGRPAGEPDVQARFLQRLSLLRRTRLKPNGRKYTQQEIADGAGMSRQQAGALINGDRRPTMEHCDALQRFFRVHAGFLTAEDPEALAGALQRTEQEMLQKLADRERAAADAAEDPLERLLQDHGVRGIAWRAAQLPTDQHRDKVAEWLDMLLESVKRPES
- a CDS encoding toxin-antitoxin system, toxin component, producing the protein MRRLCGELVGGLTLPVPAPEQELYRALCEAMSRRRGRPVHFRTAVFPPGTASGLWLDLTDRDIVVVEERTAPGHQLVILGHELWHMQADHRGHRTDGVGVATRLLDDDDTDQAALEAAVRRVAARTRFDLAEERQAETFGLLLASKCRTWLAGSALRGAGRRDDVAGRIEASLGYPGPQG
- a CDS encoding PDR/VanB family oxidoreductase, producing MTEIELVVARRESAADGVLSLTLRDPLGQELPAWEPGAHVDLLLGPELERQYSLCSDPADRSAWRIAVLREEHGRGGSTYVHEELGEGDKVRVRGPRNHFPLESAPGYRFIAGGIGITPLLPMLAAAEAAGAAWSLLYGGRSRASMAFTGELARYGDRVTLAPQDETGLLDLGPVLDGAPDGTLVYCCGPGPLLDAVEERCPAGRLRVERFQPKSQPTGSDTAFEVELARSGRVLTVAPRVSVLDTVRAAGVEVLYSCTEGTCGTCETDVLEGVPDHRDSVLTEEERAAGDTMMICVSRCRGARLVLDL
- a CDS encoding cold-shock protein, which translates into the protein MAVGRVVRFDGMRGYGFIAPDEGGEDVFLHVNDLLIPESSVRAGLAVEFEIENGGRGLKAASVRLAQEPGSPAAQAAERAVPAATAEGQEPMCDVLGSAEYTREVTELLLTSVPDLTGQQIVAVRRQLALFAKRHGWIED